One region of Thunnus thynnus chromosome 14, fThuThy2.1, whole genome shotgun sequence genomic DNA includes:
- the LOC137196785 gene encoding spectrin beta chain, non-erythrocytic 1 isoform X6: MSESIVRKVQPFTIGTRLSVPAVPKCQDFAQSYLQSQSLDNCTLQHNLNSLYLSRSQVCAHGPCLVSPIAKQVAPVKRNQEDMAAEDHLNQNVASPSAVSRSIKKITISGSKERSESKVSVGPAQLSITGSTSENNNNNNNITSTSDPLLPRIVGVSCENKPNSQFKVLLRKDSSDDYQTMQGQTRTKLNGEKSQQISVPESQKKEAQRKESHLHTQNEGSAAVTSQSDCFTQRNSLFNKEVLQAEAWIKGKLQDLKDGCNIQRCPLQDWEEASQTLQRDLKDFENTLIQLNQMGEQLICKLNPTSDLVKKQLSQLRDQWQTLKQTAANQTRALGGAKNLQEFNKKVDKLEAWIKEKQEEEQALVNVLGENVDKMQLTRRILDLKQDEQLYRNLHEEINHLALKLEKQGKTDGKNISSKRKHINKMWLKVQSHLKNYHENLQLALEVSSFYQQADNTLFAINNMKKSISASKELDSFGDREIRDIASQIMMLDVSVSQLSNLHPALAAGVTQKQSEVKDCWALLQKVFRSDRTTLSPTGSTFTREEADPLTPAREPQGNVGMETQRIMGKEVKEEQNRLKGCVSTLECGSGRRTASCQSQEQQSVNHTSSPMGDGPACANDVIVRHQLKGESRKLRVEPKLAAAPRGHPQLHVQLQKFTVSADKTLSWLKDNVSMATQVCSIASVEGLESARRCQHALEQEILTNRARIEVVKREGRGLVRAQHPGSAKIEEFLSQLEVLWEELRRRHQRNAVFLQASEELGFRVVKVLQALGSLEAWLESVELSMKESSLAGDPETMSMAERESCLLEKEVAARSLELSALRQEVDRLHGHSHPHTRGLPTRMEEVERKYHRVQSALTQQSSELQDTRMLTEFLERVELEESQELNGSQYSLGQPLHSEISSAPAMLGLQSSGGGEPLIESMGDPVEELREAVEMLNDTVRERGRSQSHDQAIQELLSKHARLAVRVEECLCCSKELSLDILEKETDMAVQCEPDRCGLEALQEKQDHLEIDYEVIREEVKEMEDQASRLEELCPERVHVLGAKIQATLQAWTELGTSVTENKSRLQEFVQLQDFFRSYLAMISWTEDTRSCIFSDIALHLGKDGQRPLAAELDMQIEQKFDEFDELAATGRNLLDKDHHLAQMVRERMEELRSMLGWILVHWRAQKQQWLHKKSRQEPSQDNIYSEATMCSPLTESLAPDLESYQSHQSPVITSDEDKPKAAGDSQFSVLPSTQAEQQDEKQSEDGYELMNSIGSRGAEASSSESPKPSVMVLKEPSSPSLGGTVNLIFSFGNTGDSQVQVLDPPARTDEVVEKTSEPVHRPTVPQSSACKNFWRRCQGLLENTLGSLKRKRKIYRQSANEDQSMSLLSVHMGLDGVCHQRQGSQSLEDMETQEESVATGGRCITLSGKPELQSMEGTLERKHKLQLGGKKAASRGWNSYHAVLYRHTLCFYQDRKDTLRSSACGLPLNLIGAECSSAPEYTKKPNCFRLRLRDGSEYLLNASSRFMMKKWMMKIQANTGLSQSVSSISSAPVDQDFPISLKPSLCSGCHSLAKCHCSSRHDVTSTFPRLKPPGAAQAKEIVVLTREYSHMPQSYLRRLDEQSIISSSHGGRCDDDDDGSSLMQTVTHRLSAGSRDNSSSSPLSPVSSSQDWLSNKRRSHSFTSATYQKIKPMLHTSGGRGLERGSNYCVTLVVGDKSTDSTSISRSSEPPLLAVAGWQQDTYQDAALRSYASLPRPRNKSVFKKFFGKKDL, from the exons GTTTTACTCAGAAAAGACAGCAGTGATGATTATCAGACCATGCAGGGACAAACCAGGACGAAACTGAACGGAGAGAAATCCCAACAG ATTTCAGTGCCTGAGTCACAGAAGAAAGAGGCTCAGAGGAAAGAGAGTCAtctacacacacagaatgaGGGGTCTGCAGCTGTTACGTCCCAGAGTGACTGCTTCACTCAGCGCAACTCTCTCTTCAACAAGGAAGTACTTCAG GCAGAGGCATGGATCAAAGGCAAGCTTCAGGACCTGAAGGATGGCTGTAATATTCAGCGCTGCCCCCTGCAGGACTGGGAAGAAGCCTCGCAGACGCTTCAAAGAGACCTCAAAGACTTTGAGAACACCCTAATTCAACTCAACCAG ATGGGTGAGCAGTTGATCTGCAAGCTGAACCCCACTTCTGATCTCGTGAAGAAGCAGCTCAGCCAGCTCAGGGACCAATGGCAGACTCTGAAACAGACGGCTGCCAATCAGACGAGGGCCCTGGGTGGAGCCAAGAACCTGCAGGAGTTCAACAAAAAAGTGGACAAGCTGGAGGCATGGATTAAAGAGAAG CAGGAAGAGGAACAGGCTCTGGTAAATGTCCTCGGGGAAAATGTCGACAAAATGCAGCTGACCAGAAGAATTTTAGATCTGAAACAG GATGAGCAGCTATACAGAAACCTCCACGAGGAGATCAACCACTTGGCCCTAAAACTGGAGAAACAAGGGAAGACAGATGGCAAAAACATCTCCAGCAAGAggaaacacataaataaaat GTGGCTGAAGGTTCAGTCTCATCTGAAAAACTACCATGAAAATCTTCAGCTTGCACTGGAAGTGTCCTCATTCTACCAGCAGGCTGATAATACGTTGTTTGCTATTAATAACATG AAGAAAAGCATATCTGCCTCTAAAGAGCTGGACAGCTTTGGAGACAGGGAAATACGTGACATCGCCAGTCAAATCATG ATGCTAGATGTGAGCGTGTCCCAGCTGTCTAATCTGCATCCTGCCCTGGCTGCTGGCGTCACACAGAAGCAGAGCGAGGTGAAGGACTGCTGGGCCCTTCTTCAGAAGGTTTTCAG GAGTGACAGGACCACACTCTCTCCCACTGGCTCCACTTTCACCAGGGAAGAAGCTGACCCGCTGACACCGGCCCGAGAACCCCAGGGCAACGTGGGAATGGAGACACAAAGGATCATGGGAAAGGAGGTGAAGGAAGAGCAGAATCGTCTGAAAGGCTGTGTG agtaCCCTTGAATGTGGGAGTGGTAGGAGAACAGCGAGCTGCCAAAGCCAGGAGCAGCAATCAGTGAACCACACCTCTTCACCCATGGGAGACGGCCCGGCCTGTGCAAATGATGTCATCGTCAGACATCAATTGAAGGGGGAAAG CAGGAAGCTCAGAGTTGAGCCCAAGCTTGCTGCTGCCCCGCGAGGCCACCCACAGCTTCATGTACAGCTCCAGAAGTTCACCGTGTCTGCTGACAAG ACTCTGTCCTGGCTGAAAGACAACGTGTCCATGGCCACACAGGTGTGTTCAATAGCCAGTGTTGAGGGGCTGGAATCAGCCAGGAGGTGCCAACACGCTCTCGAACAAGAAATCCTCACCAACAGAGCCAGGATAGAGGTGGTCAAAAGG GAGGGCCGCGGGCTAGTCCGTGCACAGCACCCAGGCAGTGCCAAGATCGAGGAgttcctcagccagctggaggTCCTGTGGGAAGAACTGCGGAGGAGGCACCAGAGGAatgctgtgtttctgcaggCCTCAGAGGAGCTGGGTTTTAGG GTTGTTAAAGTGCTCCAGGCCCTGGGCAGCCTGGAGGCCTGGCTGGAGTCCGTGGAGCTTTCCATGAAGGAGTCTTCACTAGCTGGTGACCCCGAAACAATGAGCATGGCTGAGAGGGAAAGCTGTTTGTTGGAGAAAGAGGTGGCAGCACGCAGCCTGGAGCTCAGTGCTCTCAGGCAGGAGGTGGACCGCCTCCATGGCCACAGTCACCCACACACACGAGGCTTGCCAACACGTATGGAGGAGGTAGAAAGAAA GTACCACCGTGTCCAAAGTGCCCTGACCCAGCAGAGCTCGGAGCTGCAGGACACCCGAATGCTGACGGAGTTCCTGGAGCGCgtggagctggaggagagcCAGGAGCTCAACGGTAGCCAGTACAGCCTGGGCCAG CCACTCCACAGTGAGATTTCCTCAGCTCCTGCCATGCTTGGACTCCAAAGCAGTGGCGGTGGGGAGCCCCTGATAGAAAGCATGGGCGACCCTGTGGAGGAACTACGAGAGGCTGTGGAGATGCTGAATGACACTGTGAGGGAAAGAGGCCGGTCGCAGAGTCACGACCAGGCCATCCAGGAGCTGCTGAGCAAG CATGCCAGGCTGGCTGTGCGAGTGGAGGAGTGCCTGTGCTGCAGCAAGGAGCTCAGCCTGGACATCCtagagaaggagacagacatGGCTGTCCAGTGTGAGCCAGACCGCTGCGGCCTAGAGGCTCTGCAGGAGAAGCAGGACCACCTGGAG ATTGACTATGAAGTCATCagagaggaggtgaaggagatgGAGGACCAGGCTTCTCGTCTGGAGGAGCTGTGCCCAGAGAGAGTGCATGTACTCGGGGCCAAGATCCAGGCAACGCTGCAGGCATGGACAGAGCTGGGAACGAGTGTGACGGAGAACAAATCACGTCTGCAAGAGTTTGTGCAGCTCCAGGACTTCTTCAGGAGCTACCTCGCGATGAT CTCATGGACAGAAGACACCAGGTCATGCATTTTCTCAGATATCGCCTTGCATCTCGGGAAAGACGGCCAGAGGCCGTTGGCTGCAGAGCTGGATATGCAGATTGAGCAAAAGTTTGACGAGTTTGACGAGCTGGCAGCCACAGGGAGAAACCTTTTAGACAAAGATCACCACCTCGCTCAGATG GTAAGAGAGCGCATGGAGGAACTTCGGAGTATGCTTGGGTGGATTTTGGTGCACTGGAGAGCTCAGAAACAACAGTGGCTTCACAAGAAGAGTAGACAGGAGCCTTCACAAGATAACATTTACTCTGAGGCCACAATGTGTTCCCCATTAACAGAG AGTTTAGCTCCTGACCTAGAGTCCTACCAGTCCCATCAGTCCCCAGTCATCACATCAGATGAAGACAAACCAAAGGCAGCAGGAGACAGCCAGTTCTCAGTCCTGCCATCCACACAAGCTGAGCAGCAGGATGAGAAGCAGTCCGAGGATGGGTACGAACTCATGAACAGCATCGGATCACGGGGTGCTGAGGCCTCCTCCTCAGAGTCTCCCAAACCCTCCGTCATGGTCCTCAAAGAGCCCAGCAGTCCCTCTTTAGGGGGCACGGTTAACCTCATCTTCAGCTTTGGTAACACAGGGGACAGCCAAGTTCAGGTGCTTGACCCACCTGCTAGGACAGATGAGGTAGTGGAGAAGACCTCTGAGCCTGTCCACAGG CCCACTGTGCCTCAATCTTCTGCCTGTAAAAACTTTTGGAGGCGCTGCCAGGGGCTTTTGGAAAATACTTTGGGTAGTTTAAAGCGAAAGAGAAAGATTTATCGGCAGAGTGCAAACGAG GACCAGTCAATGAGTCTACTGTCGGTACACATGGGTTTGGATGGAGTCTGTCATCAAAGACAAGGCTCTCAGAGCCTGGAGGACATGGAGACGCAGGAAGAATCAGTGGCCACAGGAGGGCGCTGTATCACTCTG AGTGGAAAGCCTGAGCTGCAGTCTATGGAGGGAACGCTTGAGAGGAAGCACAAGCTGCAGCTGGGAggaaagaaa GCGGCCTCCAGAGGCTGGAACTCCTACCATGCTGTCCTGTATAGACACACCTTGTGCTTCTACCAGGATAGAAAGGATACACTGAGG AGTTCGGCATGTGGCCTGCCTCTGAACCTTATTGGAGCTGAGTGTTCGTCTGCACCAGAGTACACTAAAAAACCCAACTGCTTTCGTCTGCG GCTGCGTGATGGTTCTGAATATCTTCTTAATGCCTCCTCACGCTTTATGATGAAGAAATGGATGATGAAAATACAAGCAAACACAg GTCTGAGTCAGTCTGTTTCTTCAATATCAAGTGCCCCTGTTGATCAAGACTTTCCCATTTCCTT AAAGCCCTCCCTCTGCTCTGGGTGTCATAGTCTGGCCAAATGCCACTGCTCCTCCCGACATGATGTCACCTCCACGTTTCCCAGGCTCAAACCACCAGGCGCCGCCCAAGCCAAAGAGATTGTTGTCCTCACCAGAGAGTACAGTCACATGCCGCAGAGTTACTTAAGGAGATTGGATGAGCAGTCGATCATCTCATCTTCACATGGAGGCCGCTGCG atgatgatgatgatggcagcAGTTTGATGCAGACAGTGACTCACAGACTGTCAGCAGGATCCAGAGACAACAGCTcatcctcccctctctcccccgTATCCAGCAGTCAGGACTGGCTCAGCAACAAGCGTCGCTCTCACTCCTTTACATCAG CAACTTATCAGAAGATCAAGCCTATGTTGCACACCTCTGGAGGCAGGGGCCTGGAAAGAGGCTCTAACTACTGTGTGACTCTGGTAGTCGGAGACAAGTCAACAGACAGCACGTCCATAAGCAGAAGCTCTGAGCCTCCGCTGCTGGCCGTAGCTGGATGGCAGCAGGACACCTACCAGGACGCCGCTCTGAGGAGCTACGCCAGCCTGCCGCGGCCACGCaacaagtctgtctttaaaaagTTCTTTGGGAAAAAAGACCTTTGA